In uncultured Methanobrevibacter sp., the sequence TTTTGACAAAATGGTCATTACTAAACCGAAATGCTATTTCAAACAAATTCCATAATTGGAAAAGCAATATGCAACTTATTTTATAAAGCAGATTAAATTTTTATATATTAGTAAATACTAACATTATAATGTTATTAATATTAGGAGAGGTTTCATTGACAAAGTATATTATTATAACTGGTGGGGTTGTAAGTTCCATAGGTAAAGGAATCACTTCCGCATCTATGGGTAGAATATTAAGATCATACGGTTTAAAAGTTTCAGCTATTAAAATTGACCCTTATCTGAACTGGGATTCTGGAACACTCAATCCATATCAGCATGGTGAAGTATTCGTTACTCACGATGGAATGGAAACTGATTTGGATTTAGGTCACTATGAAAGATTTTTGGATGTTGAACTTGATGGAATGGCAAACATCACAACCGGAAAAGTATACGAATCCGTAATCGCTAAAGAAAGAGAAGGCGGATACTTGGGTGAATGTGTGCAGGTTATTCCGCATATAACTAATCGTATAAAAGAAATGATTAGAGCCAACTCTGAAAGTGCAGATTATGATGTGGTTCTGGTGGAACTTGGTGGTACCGTTGGAGATATTGAAAGTCAACCTTTCCTTGAAGCTTTAAGACAACTCAGAAACGAGGAAGGACGTGAAAACGTCATGTTTGTCCATGTTACATTTATTCCCTACCTAAATGCAGCTGGAGAATTCAAAACCAAACCTACCCAACACTCTACAAAAGAATTAAGAAGTGTTGGAATAAATCCTGATGTTATTGTATGCAGATCACAGGTCCACATTGATGACGCATTGCTTGGAAAAGTCGCTCACTTCTGTGATGTGGATGCAAGCGCTGTTGTAAACACTCCTGATGCAGGTACAATCTATGAAGTGCCTTTAGTTCTTGAAGACAAAAACATCGGTGAGTTGATTGTCAACAGAATCGGTCTGGATATTGAACCTGACTCATCCAAACTTGATGAATGGAGAAAAATTGTCGAATCTCTCAGAATATCTGACCCTGAAGTTACAATAGGTATTGTCGGAAAATATGTTGAACTGGAAGATTCATATATCAGTATCCGTGAATCACTGCTTCATGCTGCTGCAAGCATTGGTGTTAAAGCTAATATAAAATATTTAAGTTCAGATGTTGAAGAACTTGACAAGGATGCATTAAAAGAGTTTGACGGTATTCTCATTCCTGGAGGATTTGGAGAACGTGGTTTTGAAGGCAAATTGGATGCAGTTGATTACGCAATTGAAAATAATGTTCCTTTATTCGGAATCTGTCTTGGAATGCAGTCAATGGTAACTCAGTTTGCAAGAAGAAACGGTTATGCTAATGCAAACAGCTCTGAATTTGATGATGATTTAGAATTCCCTGTTATTGATATGATGGAAGAGCAAAAGAAAATCAAAAACATGGGTGGAACTATGCGTTTAGGTTCATATGACTGTAAAATCATTGAAGGAACTAAAACTTATGATGCTTACGGTGAAATCGATATTGAAGAACGTCACAGACACAGATATGAATTCAACAACGATTTCAGGCAAGACTTGCAGGAAAAAGGTTTAATAATTTCCGGAACCAGTCCTGATGACTTTTTAGTTGAAATTGTAGAAATTCCAAATCATCCATGGGCTGTTGGATGTCAGTTCCATCCTGAATTCAAATCAAGACCTAACAGGCCTCATCCATTATTTAAAGCATTTTTAGAAGCTATTTATAAGTTTTCTAAAAATTAATTTTTCTTTTTTTGTACAATATTACAAACTAAAATCAATTTAACGAGTTGAATTTCTATCTAATTAATATTATAGTTTGTATAATCTATAATCATGAATTTCAGTGTAGTTTTTTTAATTCAGATTATAGTCATAATTTTATTTTCCATTCTGGCATCAATTTACGATGTTAGGAAGGGTTTTGTTCCCGACAGGTTAAATTATTTTTTGATAATTTTTGGTGTATCTTCGAATTTAATTTTAACATTATTTACAAGTAATGTTAAATACGTTTTAGCTTCAATTATTTCAATGGTTATCACCTATGTTATAGCTTATATGTTATGGCAATTGCATATGTGGGGTGGTGGTGATGTAAAATTATTCACTTCAATCGCTACAGTTATACCATTTGGTTTAAATGGGGAATTTTTCAATGTTTTTCCTCTGCTGTCAATTTACCCATTTGCATTTACGGTAATATTTAACAGCATTCTGGTTTCATTTCCTTTTCTGGTTATATTTACAACCCATTTGATTCTAAAAAACAAAGCTGTTAAAAATAATGTTGATTTGCTGGTAAATGTCTTTAATTATCAGTCTTTAAGGACGCTTATAAAAACAACACTTAATAAAACTGTCATGGTAAAAGATCTTAAAGAGGGAATGATTGTAAACAAGTACAGTTTTAATGATGAGCATATCTGTGAACTTATAAAAGAGTCAGAGGGCAATTTAAAAGTTTATGATAGTCCTGATGATAATTATAAATATTATTTCAAATCAAAAAGTGCAGGTGGTCTCACTGATAAGGACGTGACTCTCCTGAAGCTTTTATGCCTTCAGAAATTTATCGCAAAATCAGTTTGTGTAAAAATTTCATTTCCGTTTACTCCTTCAATCCTCGTAGGGCTTATTATTGCATTGAGTTTCGGTGATTTGATGATGCTGATTACAAAACATTTTGTGCTGGTGATATGATGCTGGATGACAGAGGACAGGTGTCTTTGGAGTATATTCTGATATTTGCAGTATCTCTGATAATTTTAATTGCATTTACAATGCCTTTTTTAAATGAAACAATGTCAGATACATTTGATGTTAGCGATTCTTTAAAAACAAAGGTGGATTTGTCTAAAATAGCAGATGCGATTAAACATGTTTACGGTGAGGGTGAAGGATCAAAGCAGACAGTAAGCATTGATGTTTATAAGCCGGTTAAGATTGATGTTTCGAATAATCAGATTTCATCAAAAATTAAGTTAAATAATAATCAGTATAAAGTGGAAAAAATAAACGTTCACTCCAAATTAAAAACAGGCACATTTAAACTTAACAAGGGAAAAAATTCTTTAGTTGTTGAATGGCCTGTAGGAAATGAAAACATGATATTGTATGCTGTTTAGTCTATTTTTCATACAAAGCTATTTAACTACTTAATTTTAAATATTTAAATTAATAGAAAATGGCGTGTGAATTTATGGATATTATAATTGCAATAATATATATCGTATTATTTATAATAATGATGGTATTTGTTTTTTCCATAGGTATGATAAGACACTATATGCCTAAAAGAGAACTTGCTTTAGTGCTTGTAGTGGCTTTTTTAATCGGTGCCATTGGAGGAGCATTCTTTTTAGAACCTATATATGAAGAACTGCCTTCCGTAATGAGTACGGTTGAGAAAAATGTACCTGGAAATGAAGAGACATTATATCTGGATTTATCATCATCTATAAATATGGATGAATTAAAAGACACTTTGTCAAAAACTGAAGGATTTGTTTCATTTAAAGAAACATCTATTACGATTCCACTTTGGAAACTTAATGATAAGGAAATCGAATACTTCAATTACGTTTTAGGAAATATTGATTCTCATTTTAAACATTATAATGTTACTAAAGACGGAAAACTTCAAATTGAACTTGAAGAAAACTATTCTTCTTATGATGCTTTAAAATCATTCTCAGACTGGTACAAATTAGTTTATGGAGGTTCTATTTCTTATGCACAGGTTCATGCTGAGCTTGTAGTTTCATCATCTTCAGTAGAATCGTTCCAGCAAAAATTGCTTGATTATGGTGTTGTGCCAAGTAAAATGGATGGACCAGTTCAAAACAGTATCAACAATACAAACAGCTCAATGCTTCCGAATTATCAGTTTGTTTTAATTACTGGTGTAGTCGGTGTTATTGTTGCCGTGCTTGGAATTTACTATGATTCCTTTGGAGTATTTTCCAGAAGATTTAAAAGATTTGTAAGGGAAAAACGTAAAAGGTAAAATTTATGAATGCTTGTGTATTGTTTTCGGGCGGAAAGGATAGTACAATGGCACTGTATTATGCTTTAAAAGAGGGAGAAGATGTCAGATATCTTCTTTCCATGAAATCCCGCAATGATGAATCATATATGTTTCATGTTCCGAACATTCATGTAACCGATTTGCTTGCAGAAGCCCTTGATATTCCGATAATGTCTGTTGAAACTGACGGAATTAAGGAAGAGGAACTCAAGGATTTGAAGCAGGCATTTGAAAACCTTAAAAAATTGGGTGTGGAATGCATATACACAGGCGCACTTTACTCACAATATCAAAAATCAAGAATAGAAAAACTTGGAAGTGAGGTAGGTTTAAAGATCATTTCTCCATACTGGCATGTTGATGAACTGGAGTATATGAGAGAAATTGTTTCTTTAGGCTTTAAAATAATCATCAGCGGTGTTGCCGCATGGGGTTTGGATGAATCCTGGCTTGGAAGAATAATCGACGATGAAGCAATTGATGAGCTTGTAGGGCTCAATGAAAAATATTATGTTGACATTGCTTTTGAAGGCGGTGAAGCCGAAACTTTAGCCGTTGACGGACCTATTTTTAAAAAGAGATTAAAAATTATAAAAGATAGAAAAGAATGGCACCGTGACAGTGGTGTTTACATTATTGAAGATGCCATTTTGGAAGAAAAATAATTCTACAGTCCGATATCATTTAAAAATTCATCAACTTTTTCTCTGTAGCTTTCCATATCGCTTTCATTGATGATGAGCTTATCTGAAAGTGCAACAACATCTCCGATTCCGAAACCCAGTTCGGTCACATCCCTTTTATGGAAACCTTCATAATCCTGGGAGTCATCTTCTCTGTTTCTTATTTTCAACCTTTCAAATCTGAGAGTTTCATTTGCAAAGATTGACAGAATAAAGAAATCGCTGAAGTTTTCCTTAAACATTTCCACTTCATGCAGGCTTCTTATTCCTTCAATTATTATAAGCTTGTTGTTTTCATCTTCTTCCAGTTTTTTAATCTTTTTGATTGTCAGTTCGGAAACGATGTCATTTCCAAATTCCTTTCTCAAATTGACTGCGGTTTCCTTTGTACTTTCTCCTCTTTTTTTGGCTTCTTCTCGTATAATGTCGCCCATACTGACGATAATTGCGCCTCTTTCGGTTGCCATTTCAGAAACTAAAGCTTTTCCAGATCCAGGTAAACCTGATATACCCATTACTTGCATCATAACCCTCTTTTAATATGTTCTAAACTTTCTTTAAGATTTTCATCATTATCAAATTCATTAACCATTTCCATTAAATCTTCTCTTTTCTGTGTCTTTAAGTCTTCGGCTATTTTTGTCATAAAAGGAATGGCCCTCACTATATTGTCCATTATTGAAACATCTGACATTTTTGAAGTTCTTGAAAGAGGGTTTAAATCAATGGTAATTATATTTTTTCCACTTTTTTTAAGTATTTCTGCTCGATCTCCATCTTCAAGAGGAATCAAAATTGTGTCGGCGGTATATATTCCTGTTTTACTGGCTGATGCACGATTGTTAGGGATATCGTTTAAATATTCTATGTCGTCATCCAGACTGCCCAGAATTTCAGGATATCCATGGTCTTTGTATAATTTTGTAAGTAGTCTTACTCTCTCATCAGTCCTGTAAAAAAGATTTATTTCAATTTTAGCGTTAAGTACTTTGGCTAAGTCAATCATTTCATCAATGGCTAAAGCTGTTGCATTTCCATTGACTGAAATAACTGGATTATTTGATAAAAGTAATGCTGCAACGGCAACGTACATTGCTCTTTTTGCAGGGTAAACTGTGGTTTCTCCAATTAAATAATCAAAAGCTTCTCCTCTTCCATGGGCAATCATTGCAGAATCTGCAAGATAACCTTCCTTTGAAGCTTTAACGATTTTATCTCTAAGCAATAATGATTCATAACGTGGATGAGATTTTGGTATCATTTTCTATCTCCTTATTTTAAATCTATACTCATCTGGGCAAGATAGCCTAAGAATGTTGTAATCAGTAATGTCATCACGATTGTTGAAGTGATATGAAGGGAATAATTCATAAAAATCAGATTTCTATAGGAAGTTCCGATTAAAAATATATTGTCCAGAATTAAATCTATGATTATAAAAATGACTCCGAACATAAATCCTTCTATAACTTCATTTTCATTTATATTTCTGATGTATAGTATTCCAAAAAAGCCGATTAGTATTATGGACAGTATTGGAACTATGACATTTACTTCAGGAAGGCTTTTTGTAAAAAAAGGATTTAAAATATATGTTCCTATGTTTAAAAAAATCCATATCAGAACTCCATAGACAATAGCTAATTTCAATTTCATAATCAAACCTTATATTATAATTATGTATGAAAATCTTATAAGTTTTTCTAAATTGGAAATTTTTCAAAAAAAGAGTAAATTGGATGGTTAGGTAGCTTCGTGTTTGCTACCTAACAACTTGTTTTTACAAGCTTTTAGAGAAATGAATTTTAAAATTTGGCTGTTTAATCTATCTCTCTGGCTACATTGTAGCCAAATTTTATATATGTTTTTATAGTATATAAATTTACTTATAATTTATAAAAAATCAATTAAACTTTATAAAAAAATTATATATAATTTGATAAACAGAAATTAATCTGAATGACAGGCTATGACGAAATGGAAATGTATCTAAGAAAAGTTCTTTCAAATTCGATTTCTTCTGCAAATCCTTCCAAGGAAGCTAAACAAAAGGCGAGAAAACTTTCACCATCTTACTTTGAAGATTACAAGCAAAGGCTTCTAAATGAGTGGAGCGGTAAAAATGTGGAGGATATTGATAACTCTGAAGTTATTTCAACTTCCTTTGGAGATACATTAAGGATAACTCATGAAGAAAAAATCGATTTTAAGATTTCAGACAATGATTTTAAAAATCAAATCAACAGAAATCTTAAACTGCTTCCTAAAATCGGTTTGAAAACCGAGCAAAATCTTAAAAATAAAGGATACACAACAATAGAATCCTTGAAAAATCATGACAGGTATGCAGATATCGCCACCAAGTTTGCAAGTCGGATTGAGGATATGTCATATGCTGAAATCATTGACCTGTTGGATACTAATCGTTATAGCAAAAAATGCAGAGACAATATAATCAAATCAATAAGTCTGACAGATAAGGAGAACTTCAAATTTATGGATATTGAGACATTAGGTCTTTCCAATGTTCCATTGATACTGATAGGTGTTGCAGAAATCAAAAAAGATAAAATAATTACTTCACAATACTTTTTAAGACGTATTTATGAAGAGCCTGCAGCTATCGAGGCATATCTTTCCCATCTCGATGAGGACTCTGTACATGTCACATTCAACGGAAAAAGCTTTGATGTGCCTTTTATCAGAAACCGGTGTTTATATAATCGGGTCAGGCTTGACTACAGGCTGCCTCATTTGGATTTAATGTATTTTGCAAAAAACTTATGGTCTGATAATCTTCCAAACTGCAGACTGCAGACTATTGAAAAAGAACTTTTCGGTATTGAAAGGCAGGGTGATGTTCCAGGACAGTTCATTCCCGGATACTACAATACCTACATATCACAGGACAATATCGGGCCAATAGTTCCGATTATAGAGCATAACCGTCAGGATATTGTTTCATTAGCATATTTTCTGGAGAAAATGTATGAGGATGTAAATTAAAATGGGATTTTTTGACAGATTTAAAAATAAAGAAGAAAAAAAGCAAAAAGCAGATATTCCGGATGAATCACAGATTGACCCGGAACAGCTGGCTTTAAAGGAAATAGCAGTCAACAGTAAAGACAGAAATCAAAGAGCAATCGCAGCAGACAGCATAACTGACCAGTATGTTGCACTTGATATAGCAAAAAATGTTAAAGACCGTGCTATCAGACTTATAGCAGCAAATAAGCTTAAGGATGAATCTCTTTTATGGGATGCTGCTGAAAACTCAAAATTCTTTGACGTTAGAAGTTTTGCCTATGAAAGGCTGGGTGAGAACAACAAATCAATATCTGAAATCGTGAAAAATACAAAGAAAAACAGGAATGTTGATGAAATATTTGAAAAGATTGTTGATGAAGAAACTCTCGAAGACATAGCAATCAATGCAATCGATAAAAATTACAGAAGGCTGTCTCTGGAAAAGATAGAAAGTCCTGAAATTTTATACAATCTGGTTTTTAAGGCCAACGATACATCAATTAGAAAATCCGCAATAAACAAGGATAAATTTGTAAGCGAGGACATTCTTCAAAAGGTAGCTATTGAAGATAAGGACGAAGCAGTTAAAATTGCTGCTGTCAAAAAGATTAAAAATGAGGAAACACTTGCAAAGATTGCAATAAATGAGGATAACGCCAAAATAAGATCACTGATATTTACAAAAATAGAAAATGTGGGCATCCTTAAAAATATAGCTTTGGATTCTGATAAATCTGACGTAAGGCTGGATATTGTAAATAAACTGGATGATGAGGAATTGTTAACACAGATTGCCTTAAACGACTGCGATAAAATTGTCAGAAGTGAAGCTGCTAAAAAACTCACAGATGAAAAGGTTTTACTTGATATAATCAACAACGATGATGACAGGTTTGTAAGACAGATTGCCGTTAAAAACATTAATAATACTCAGGAATTAATAAACATTGCATTAAATGATGAAGACCAGTTTGTAAGAAACCATGCTATGTCCAATCCTGCTTTAAATGATGAAAAAGATTTTACATATATTGCAATCAATACAACTCATGAAGAAGTGGCGCTCCAGGCAATGGAACACATAACTGATGAGAATAATTTCATTGATATTCTAAAAAATGCAAAGTTGGATAATATTAGAAAATCCACATTGGATAACATTGACGATTTGGAAACATTAATCAGAATAGTTCTTGCAAATGAGGATGAGGAATTCTCACTGAAAGCATTGAATAAAATCAAAGTTGAAAAATGCCTTATTAAAATATATGATCAGGGAATATCTGAAAAAATCTCTGTCAGAGCAGTTTCATTAATAAGAAATCAGAAGGAATTGACTAAAATCGCTCAAAACGATGACTCATGGAGAGTCAGGGAAGCGGCCTGTAAAAAAATAGTAAGTAAAAAAGTATTAAAGGACATATCCATTTCCGATGAAAACGAATATGTCAGAGCAGTGGCCAAAAAAAGAATGAAATTATAAGTAAAATTCAGGTTCTTTTCTCTCACTGTTTGCATTTTCAAATTCAGGCTTTTTGGCTTCAAAAGCTTCTCCTGAAAACATTCTGGCATCTTCAGGACAGATATGAATACATGCGCTGCATCTTGAGCATAAGTCTAAATCAGTATCAATCGGATCATCGTCCGGAATTGCATTTTCAGGACATGCTGAAACACAGTCATAACAGAATGCGCATAATGTTTCATCACAGCTTACGGTAAATGGTAACTGTTTGTAGTCCACATAAGGTCTGTTTCCAGGAATCTCAGAGCTTAAACCTTCACCTGATTTGATTTTTTCTGCGCATTTTTTAGCAAAATCATTAATCTTTTCAAGATCATCGAAATCAGGTCTTCCAACTGCAACACCATCAAAGATTGAATGGTGACTGACGGTTGAAGCTGCGGCAACAACATTGAAGCTGTTTTCTTTAAGCAAATCCACTAACTCAAGAAGGGCATCTGTAACATGAGCATTACCATAGTTTACAACAGCAATTGCAGGTGTGTTGTCTCCTTTGATTTTTTCCAATCTTTCTCTTGCGGTTTTAGGTATTCTTCCTGCAAAAACAGGCATTCCCACTACAGCAATGTCATCAGATGAAAACTCTTTTTCGCTGTTGAAATTCAATAAATCAAAACTCTCTTTTTTGTAACTGAAATTATTTGCAATTTCCTCAACCACTTTTTTAGTTGTAGATGAAGGACTGAAAAATATTTTTTCTATATTTGCCATACTCTCACCGTATTAATCATTGTTTTTAAATGCATTTAAATTTTTAGAGTTAACTTAATTATTCCATGAATAGAAATTATTTAATATCATTAAAACAAAAAAATTATTTGGTGATACGATGGAATTAATGAAAGAGCTATCTTTAGCACCAGGGGTATCTGGTTCAGAAGAAGAAATAGCTAAAATTATTACACGTGAATTAGAAG encodes:
- a CDS encoding CTP synthase → MLLILGEVSLTKYIIITGGVVSSIGKGITSASMGRILRSYGLKVSAIKIDPYLNWDSGTLNPYQHGEVFVTHDGMETDLDLGHYERFLDVELDGMANITTGKVYESVIAKEREGGYLGECVQVIPHITNRIKEMIRANSESADYDVVLVELGGTVGDIESQPFLEALRQLRNEEGRENVMFVHVTFIPYLNAAGEFKTKPTQHSTKELRSVGINPDVIVCRSQVHIDDALLGKVAHFCDVDASAVVNTPDAGTIYEVPLVLEDKNIGELIVNRIGLDIEPDSSKLDEWRKIVESLRISDPEVTIGIVGKYVELEDSYISIRESLLHAAASIGVKANIKYLSSDVEELDKDALKEFDGILIPGGFGERGFEGKLDAVDYAIENNVPLFGICLGMQSMVTQFARRNGYANANSSEFDDDLEFPVIDMMEEQKKIKNMGGTMRLGSYDCKIIEGTKTYDAYGEIDIEERHRHRYEFNNDFRQDLQEKGLIISGTSPDDFLVEIVEIPNHPWAVGCQFHPEFKSRPNRPHPLFKAFLEAIYKFSKN
- a CDS encoding prepilin peptidase, with the translated sequence MNFSVVFLIQIIVIILFSILASIYDVRKGFVPDRLNYFLIIFGVSSNLILTLFTSNVKYVLASIISMVITYVIAYMLWQLHMWGGGDVKLFTSIATVIPFGLNGEFFNVFPLLSIYPFAFTVIFNSILVSFPFLVIFTTHLILKNKAVKNNVDLLVNVFNYQSLRTLIKTTLNKTVMVKDLKEGMIVNKYSFNDEHICELIKESEGNLKVYDSPDDNYKYYFKSKSAGGLTDKDVTLLKLLCLQKFIAKSVCVKISFPFTPSILVGLIIALSFGDLMMLITKHFVLVI
- a CDS encoding class III signal peptide-containing protein translates to MLDDRGQVSLEYILIFAVSLIILIAFTMPFLNETMSDTFDVSDSLKTKVDLSKIADAIKHVYGEGEGSKQTVSIDVYKPVKIDVSNNQISSKIKLNNNQYKVEKINVHSKLKTGTFKLNKGKNSLVVEWPVGNENMILYAV
- a CDS encoding TIGR00289 family protein encodes the protein MNACVLFSGGKDSTMALYYALKEGEDVRYLLSMKSRNDESYMFHVPNIHVTDLLAEALDIPIMSVETDGIKEEELKDLKQAFENLKKLGVECIYTGALYSQYQKSRIEKLGSEVGLKIISPYWHVDELEYMREIVSLGFKIIISGVAAWGLDESWLGRIIDDEAIDELVGLNEKYYVDIAFEGGEAETLAVDGPIFKKRLKIIKDRKEWHRDSGVYIIEDAILEEK
- a CDS encoding AAA family ATPase — its product is MQVMGISGLPGSGKALVSEMATERGAIIVSMGDIIREEAKKRGESTKETAVNLRKEFGNDIVSELTIKKIKKLEEDENNKLIIIEGIRSLHEVEMFKENFSDFFILSIFANETLRFERLKIRNREDDSQDYEGFHKRDVTELGFGIGDVVALSDKLIINESDMESYREKVDEFLNDIGL
- a CDS encoding phosphopantothenate/pantothenate synthetase; this encodes MIPKSHPRYESLLLRDKIVKASKEGYLADSAMIAHGRGEAFDYLIGETTVYPAKRAMYVAVAALLLSNNPVISVNGNATALAIDEMIDLAKVLNAKIEINLFYRTDERVRLLTKLYKDHGYPEILGSLDDDIEYLNDIPNNRASASKTGIYTADTILIPLEDGDRAEILKKSGKNIITIDLNPLSRTSKMSDVSIMDNIVRAIPFMTKIAEDLKTQKREDLMEMVNEFDNDENLKESLEHIKRGL
- a CDS encoding ribonuclease H-like domain-containing protein, which produces MTGYDEMEMYLRKVLSNSISSANPSKEAKQKARKLSPSYFEDYKQRLLNEWSGKNVEDIDNSEVISTSFGDTLRITHEEKIDFKISDNDFKNQINRNLKLLPKIGLKTEQNLKNKGYTTIESLKNHDRYADIATKFASRIEDMSYAEIIDLLDTNRYSKKCRDNIIKSISLTDKENFKFMDIETLGLSNVPLILIGVAEIKKDKIITSQYFLRRIYEEPAAIEAYLSHLDEDSVHVTFNGKSFDVPFIRNRCLYNRVRLDYRLPHLDLMYFAKNLWSDNLPNCRLQTIEKELFGIERQGDVPGQFIPGYYNTYISQDNIGPIVPIIEHNRQDIVSLAYFLEKMYEDVN
- a CDS encoding HEAT repeat domain-containing protein, encoding MGFFDRFKNKEEKKQKADIPDESQIDPEQLALKEIAVNSKDRNQRAIAADSITDQYVALDIAKNVKDRAIRLIAANKLKDESLLWDAAENSKFFDVRSFAYERLGENNKSISEIVKNTKKNRNVDEIFEKIVDEETLEDIAINAIDKNYRRLSLEKIESPEILYNLVFKANDTSIRKSAINKDKFVSEDILQKVAIEDKDEAVKIAAVKKIKNEETLAKIAINEDNAKIRSLIFTKIENVGILKNIALDSDKSDVRLDIVNKLDDEELLTQIALNDCDKIVRSEAAKKLTDEKVLLDIINNDDDRFVRQIAVKNINNTQELINIALNDEDQFVRNHAMSNPALNDEKDFTYIAINTTHEEVALQAMEHITDENNFIDILKNAKLDNIRKSTLDNIDDLETLIRIVLANEDEEFSLKALNKIKVEKCLIKIYDQGISEKISVRAVSLIRNQKELTKIAQNDDSWRVREAACKKIVSKKVLKDISISDENEYVRAVAKKRMKL
- a CDS encoding ferredoxin, coding for MANIEKIFFSPSSTTKKVVEEIANNFSYKKESFDLLNFNSEKEFSSDDIAVVGMPVFAGRIPKTARERLEKIKGDNTPAIAVVNYGNAHVTDALLELVDLLKENSFNVVAAASTVSHHSIFDGVAVGRPDFDDLEKINDFAKKCAEKIKSGEGLSSEIPGNRPYVDYKQLPFTVSCDETLCAFCYDCVSACPENAIPDDDPIDTDLDLCSRCSACIHICPEDARMFSGEAFEAKKPEFENANSERKEPEFYL